In Variovorax paradoxus, a single genomic region encodes these proteins:
- a CDS encoding PLP-dependent aminotransferase family protein — protein MSSSPPFQLARRAQRIQPSIIREILNLAARPGVISLAGGLPSPDAFPLDTVREATQHVLRQTPREALQYASTEGFAPLRDWVAQDLASQGLRVGAGDVLITSGSQQGLDLVGKVLLDPGSVVAVESPTYVGALQAFNPYEADYLGIANDDEGPLPDALAQAGGARFLYVVPNFQNPTGRTIGAARRVQLAEQAHRMGLPLVEDNPYGDLWFDAPAPASLASHWQEGSVYLGSFSKVLAPGLRLGYMVAPASLMPKLVQAKQAADLHTPIFNQQVVHQIVRDGFLAAHVPVIRDRYRAHRDAMQAALLRHLPAGCHWRIPAGGMFFWVEVPEGVDAMALLPHAVELGVAYVPGFAFFADRSRRNLLRLSFVTAPPAQIDRGIELLAQALNTALDQPTTRKGDHP, from the coding sequence ATGAGTTCTTCGCCCCCGTTCCAGCTGGCCCGACGTGCCCAGCGCATCCAGCCGTCGATCATTCGCGAGATCCTCAATCTCGCCGCCCGTCCGGGCGTGATCTCCCTGGCGGGTGGTTTGCCGTCGCCCGATGCATTCCCCCTGGATACGGTCCGCGAGGCGACGCAGCACGTGCTGCGGCAGACACCGCGTGAAGCATTGCAGTACGCGTCGACCGAGGGCTTTGCGCCGTTGCGCGATTGGGTGGCGCAGGATCTGGCGTCGCAGGGCCTGCGCGTCGGTGCGGGTGACGTGCTGATCACCAGCGGTTCGCAGCAGGGCCTGGACCTCGTCGGAAAGGTGCTGCTCGATCCCGGCAGCGTGGTCGCGGTCGAGTCGCCGACCTACGTGGGCGCGCTGCAGGCATTCAACCCGTACGAGGCCGACTACCTCGGCATCGCCAACGACGACGAAGGCCCGCTGCCCGATGCGCTGGCGCAAGCGGGCGGCGCACGCTTTCTGTACGTGGTGCCGAATTTCCAGAATCCCACCGGTCGCACCATCGGCGCCGCGCGGCGCGTGCAACTGGCCGAGCAGGCACATCGCATGGGCCTGCCGCTGGTCGAAGACAACCCCTATGGCGACCTGTGGTTCGACGCGCCCGCGCCTGCGTCGCTGGCCTCGCACTGGCAAGAGGGCAGTGTCTACCTCGGCTCGTTCTCGAAGGTGCTCGCGCCGGGCCTGCGGCTGGGCTACATGGTGGCGCCTGCCTCGCTGATGCCCAAGCTGGTTCAGGCCAAGCAGGCGGCAGACCTGCACACGCCGATCTTCAACCAGCAGGTGGTCCACCAGATCGTGCGCGACGGGTTTCTGGCCGCGCATGTTCCCGTGATCCGCGATCGCTATCGCGCCCACCGCGATGCCATGCAGGCCGCGCTGCTGCGCCACTTGCCCGCGGGCTGCCACTGGCGCATTCCCGCCGGCGGCATGTTCTTCTGGGTCGAAGTGCCCGAAGGCGTCGATGCCATGGCGCTGCTGCCGCATGCCGTGGAGCTTGGCGTGGCGTACGTGCCCGGCTTCGCGTTCTTCGCGGACCGATCGCGCCGCAACCTGCTGCGCCTGTCTTTCGTGACCGCGCCGCCCGCCCAGATCGATCGGGGCATCGAATTGCTGGCGCAGGCGCTGAACACGGCACTCGACCAGCCGACAACAAGAAAAGGAGACCACCCATGA
- a CDS encoding Bug family tripartite tricarboxylate transporter substrate binding protein — MMKRRHFSMSLALAAATSPVPSVWAQDTTPTRILVGFPPGGGVDAVARLLADKLRVSLNTNVLVDNRPGAAGRIALSELKRSRPDGRTLAIAPGGALTILPWLYPASLGYDPVKDFTPVSRLTTLDLAMSVGPAVPPGDVKAMFAWMKANPAKASYATSGAGSVPHFAGLVIAQATGVPLLHVPYRGGAPAIQDLIGGQVPLMIDSPAEVVEMHRNGKLRVLAVTGAQRTPALPDVPTLRESGIDVVVDNFFGLYGPANMPAAATERIDKAVAQALASQDVRDKLLNLAMVADHGSPQLLASTQASQYKRWEDPIKRSGFKAE, encoded by the coding sequence ATGATGAAACGCCGCCACTTCTCCATGTCGCTCGCGCTCGCGGCGGCGACCTCGCCCGTGCCTTCCGTGTGGGCGCAGGACACCACACCCACGCGCATCCTGGTGGGCTTTCCGCCCGGGGGCGGCGTGGACGCGGTGGCGCGCCTGCTGGCGGACAAGCTGCGGGTTTCGCTGAACACCAATGTGCTGGTGGACAACCGGCCCGGCGCGGCCGGGCGCATTGCGCTGAGCGAGCTGAAGCGTTCGCGGCCCGACGGGCGCACGCTGGCCATCGCGCCGGGCGGCGCGCTGACCATCCTGCCGTGGCTCTACCCGGCCAGCCTGGGCTACGACCCGGTCAAGGACTTCACGCCGGTCTCGCGCCTGACCACGCTGGACCTTGCCATGTCCGTCGGGCCGGCCGTGCCGCCTGGCGACGTGAAGGCGATGTTCGCGTGGATGAAGGCCAACCCCGCGAAGGCCTCCTATGCAACGTCCGGCGCGGGCTCGGTGCCGCATTTCGCGGGGCTGGTGATCGCGCAGGCGACCGGCGTTCCGCTGCTCCATGTGCCCTACCGGGGCGGCGCGCCGGCCATCCAGGACCTGATTGGCGGACAGGTGCCGCTGATGATCGACAGCCCGGCCGAAGTGGTGGAGATGCACCGCAACGGCAAGCTGCGCGTTCTGGCCGTGACCGGCGCCCAGCGCACGCCCGCCCTGCCCGACGTGCCGACGCTGCGCGAATCGGGCATCGATGTGGTGGTCGACAACTTCTTCGGCCTCTATGGGCCCGCGAACATGCCGGCCGCCGCCACCGAGCGCATCGACAAGGCCGTGGCGCAGGCGCTCGCATCGCAGGACGTGCGCGACAAGCTCCTGAACCTCGCGATGGTGGCCGACCACGGCAGCCCGCAGTTGCTCGCGAGCACGCAAGCCTCCCAGTACAAGCGCTGGGAAGACCCCATCAAACGCTCCGGCTTCAAGGCCGAATGA